The sequence ACGTCTTCAATCATGATCCGGCCGGTTCGCCGCAGACCAACACCGGCATCGACGTCAATCCGCAGCTGTATGACGTGCTCGGGCGCATGTACCGCGCCGGTATCCGCTACAACTTCTGATGACCTAGGGACGCGGGGCGCGCGCTGCGCCTCGCGTCCACCCCGCCATCCCTTGCCATCGGCCGCCGATCCGGTAGGTCGCGCCGGTTTCGATCGAAGGTGGCGGCGGCATGAGCGTGTGGGATTTCTGGATCGATCGCGGCGGCACCTTCACCGACGTGATCGGCCGCGATCCCGACGGGCGGCTGCACGCGGCCAAACTTCTGTCCGAAAACCCGGAGGCCTATCCCGACGCGGCGGTGGCGGGCATCCGCCAGCTGCTCGGCCTCGCCGCCGATGCAATCCTCCCCGCAGGGCTCGTCGGCGAGGTGCGGATGGGCACCACCGTCGCGACCAACGCATTGCTGGAACGCAAGGGCGACCGCACCCTGTTCGTCACGACGCGCGGTTTCCGCGACGTGCTGGAGATCGGTTACCAGAACCGGCGCGACATCTTCGCGCGCGAGGTCGTCAAGCCGAGCTTGCTCTACGAGGCGGTGATCGAGGTCGACGAGCGCGTTCGCGCCGACGGCACGGTCGAGCGTGCGCTCGATATCGACGCGGCCGAGCCGGCGCTGCGCGATGCCTATGCGCAGGGCATCCGTTCGGTCGCGATCGCGCTGATCCACGGCTATCGCTATCCGGCGCACGAGGCGGCACTGGCTGCGCTGGCGCGCGCGATCGGCTTCACCCAGGTTTCGGCAAGCCATGCCGTGTCGCCGCTAGTCAAGCTGGTCGGCCGCGGCGACACGACCGTGGTCGATGCCTACCTCTCGCCGATCCTGCGCCGCTATGTCGAGCAGGTCGCCGGCGCGCTCGATGTGGGCCGCACCGGCATAAGGCTGAGCTTCATGATGTCGTCGGGCGGCCTCACCGCCGCGCACCTGTTTCAGGGGCGCGACGCGATCCTGTCGGGCCCGGCGGGAGGCGTGGTGGCGCTGGCGCGGACGGGCGAGGCGGCGGGGTTCGATCGCATGATTGGCTTCGACATGGGCGGCACCTCGACCGACGTCGCCCATTATGGCGGCACGTTCGAGCGCGCGCTGGAGACCGAGGTGGCCGGCGTGCGGATGCGCGCGCCGATGATGCTTATCCACACCGTCGCGGCAGGCGGCGGATCGCTGCTGGCATATGACGGCATGCGCTTCCGCGTCGGCCCGGAATCGGCCGGCGCCAATCCGGGGCCGGCCTGTTACCGGCGCGGCGGACCGCTCGCGGTGACCGACGCGAACGTCATGGTCGGCAAGCTGCTGCCGGATCTGTTCCCGGCGATCTTCGGCGTCGACGGGCGCCAGCCGCTCGATGCGGACGCGGTGCGACAGGGCTTCGCCGCCTTGGTGGCGAACGTGGGGCGCGGCACGCCGGAGGAGGTGGCGGATGGCTTCATCCGTATCGCCGTCGCCAACATGGCCGAGGCGATCAAGAAGATCTCGGTTCAGCGCGGCCATGACGTGAGCGGCTATACGCTCGGCTGCTTCGGCGGGGCGGGCGGGCAGCATGCCTGCCTCGTCGCCGACGCGCTCGGCATGACGCGCGTGCTGATCCATCCGCTGTCGGGGCTGCTCTCGGCCTATGGCATGGGTCTCGCCGAGCTGCGCGCAACGCGCGTCCGCACGATCGGCCTGCGGTTGGAAGAAGCGGCGCCGCTACTGGAGGGTTGGGGCGCGGACCTCGCCGCCGACTGCCTTGCGGAGCTGGCGGCACAAGGCGTGGCCGAGGATGCGGCGGACGTCCACGTCGTCGTCCATATCCGCTACGAAGGCACCGATTCGACGGTCGAGCTGCCGGCCTACAGGTTGCGCGCGGGCGCGATCGTTGACGATCGGCGGACGGGGCTGCGCACCGATTTCCTCGATACCTATCGCCGCCGCTACGGCTTCGTCGACGAGGCCAAGCCGCTGGTGATCGAGACGATCGGCGTCGAGGCGGTCGGCGGTGCCGCGCCCCTGATCGAGGCAGTCGACGCCTCGCCCCCGCGCCATATGGCGGAAGCCGGCCGGCGCACGCGCTTCTTCAGCGACGGCGCGTGGCACGATGCCGGCGTCTTCCGCCGCGCCGAGCTGGCGCCGGGCGCGATCGTCGCCGGCCCGGCGATCATTGCCGAGCCCAACCAGACGATCGTCGTCGAGGCCGGCTGGCAGGCCGAACTCACCGCGGGCGACGATCTGCTGCTCACCCGGCCGCAGCCGAAGGTGAATCAGGCCCCCATCGGCACGCACGCCGATCCGGTGATGCTGGAGATCTTCAACAGCCTGTTCATGTCGATCGCCGAGCAGATGGGCGTGACGCTCCAGAACACGGCTTATTCGGTCAACATCAAGGAACGGCTGGATTTCTCCTGCGCCATCTTCGACGCGGCGGGCGAGCTGGTGGCGAATGCGCCGCACATGCCGGTCCATCTCGGCTCGATGGATCGCTCGGTCCAGTCAATCGCCGCGCAGAACGAGGTGATCCGGCCGGGCGACGTGTTCGTGCTCAACGCGCCCTATAATGGCGGCACGCACCTGCCCGACGTGACCGTATGCACCCCAGTGTTCGACGAGGGCACGGGGCGGCTGATCTTCTGGGTGGCGAGCCGCGGCCATCATGCCGACATCGGCGGTATCGCGCCGGGATCGATGTCGCCCGATGCGCGCACCATCCGCGAGGAAGGCGTCTACATCGACAATTTCAAACTGGTCGACGGCGGTGCGTTCCAGGAGGAGTCGCTGCGCCACCTGCTGCTCGACGCACCTTACCCGGTGCGCAACGTCGCGCAGAACGTCAATGACCTGAAGGCGCAGGTCGCCGCCAACGCCAAGGGCGTCACCGAGCTGCGCCAGATGATCGGCGGCTTCGGGCTCGACGTGGTCGAGGCCTATATGGGCCACGTGCAGGACAATGCGGCGGAGTCGGTCCGCCGCCTGATCGACCGGCTGGAGCCGGGATCGTTCGAGTGCGAGATCGATCAGGGATCGGTCGTTCGCGTCGCCGTGCGGCCCGATCGCGAGCGGCGCGAACTGGTTGTCGATTTCACCGGCACCAGCCCGCAGCGCGACGACAATTTCAACGCGCCCGCGCCGGTCACGCGTGCAGTCGTGCTGTATGCGATGCGCGTGCTGGTGGACGATGCCATCCCGATGAATGCCGGCTGCCTGCGCCCGGTGAAGCTGATCGTGCCCGAAGGATCGGTGCTCGCGCCGCTTTATCCGGCGGCGGTGGTGGCCGGAAATGTCGAGGTGAGCCAGGTGGTGGCCAATGCGCTGTTCGCTGCGCTTAGCGCGCTGGCACCGGCGCAGGGGACGATGAACAACTTCACCTTCGGCGACGATGCGGTGCAATATTACGAGACAATCTGCTCAGGCTCGCCCGCCGGGCCGGACTTCGACGGCGCGGCCGGGGTGCATGCGCACATGACCAATTCGCGCCTGACCGATCCCGAGATCCTCGAGACGCGTTTCCCCGTGCTGCTCGAGGAGTTCGTCATCCGGCGCGGGTCGGGCGGGGCGGGGCGGCATCGCTCGGGCGACGGCACGCGGCGGGTGATGCGCTTCCTGCGGCCGATGCAATGCTCGATCCTGTCGGGCAGCCGCCGGATCGCCCCGCCGGGGCTTGCTGGGGGGGCGCCGGGCGAGACCGGCGTGAATGCGGTGCTGCGCGGCGACGGGACGGAGGAGCGGCTGGATAGCTGCGCAAGCTTCGACGTGGCGACGGGCGATCGCGTGTCGATCACCACGCCGACGGGCGGCGGCTTCGGCGAGCTATAAGCTAACGTGCTCCTGCGCGGGCAGGAGCCCAGGATAGCGGAGTGCGCCCCCTGCAGCTCTGGGCTCCTGCCTGCGCAGGAGCACGTAGATAATCAGAATTGCCCGTGCAGGCGGATCGCGAACACGCTCGCCGGGCCGCGGTCGCGATTGTAGCCGGGGTTGCCGACGAGCTGATAATCGAGTGCCACCGCCAGCGCCTCGATCGGCTTATATTGATAATAAGCCTCGCCGATCGCCTCGGCGCCTGGATGCGGCAGGCGGCCGTCGCCGACCAGCACGCCATAGCCGCCGGCGTTGAGATAGCGCTGGTGTGCCTGCGAGATGCCGTTGACGATCGCCGCTACCCCGATCGTGTCGCCATGCCGCCCCCAGCCGGCGCCGTCGATCGACAGGCCGATCTGGCCCGTGCGATCGATATCGGTAAAGTCGTAGGGCTCGATCTGGCCGTCCGCCACGCCGGCGCGCGCGAACAGGCCGATCGTGTCGGTCAGCGCCTGCTCCAGATTGACGCTCGCCCCCAGTCGCGTGCGTCGCGCGCGCACCAAGGCGGTGTCGGGTGCCGCAGCACCGGTCGCGGCGGCGAGCGCCAGCGCGTCGTCGTAGCGCCCGAAGCGGCCGCGATTGCGGAACATCGTGACCCGCACCGCGCCGTCGCGACCGCCGATGCTGTGGCGATGCTCCAGCTCCAGATCGAGCTGATACTGGCCGAACGAGCGCTCCAGCGTCTCGCCGTTCGGCACCTTGGAGAGGTTGAACGCGCCGAAGCGCAGCGTCCACGCGCCGCGATAGAGCTCGGCGGCGGCGCCGGTCGAATAGCCCCACGCATCGGCCGCATAATCGAAGCTGCCGACGTCGACTGCCGACCAGTTGAGGAAATCGCCGCGCGGGTCGTGCGCGTAGCGATTGGTGTCGAAGATGTCGCCGACGCTGACCTTGCCGAGGGTCAGCACCAGCCGGTCGGCGCGGCGCGTGCCGGCAAACTGGTTCTGCGCGCCCTCCACCTGTTCGGTCTCGCTGCCGAGGCCGATCGTCTGGCGGAAGAACAGGCGCTGGAGGCGCACATAAGGATGCTTCTTGCCGACCTTGTACGCCTCGGCGCTGGGGAAACCGGCGACGCCGAGCGTGTTGGACAGGCCGAAGCCCTGGTCGACCTCCGGATTGACCCACAATTCGCCGCCGGCCCACGGTCGCACGCCGGCATAGAGCGTCGCGTCGACCGTCTCCTTGCGCTGGTGCGGCGCCAGGCTGTTCTGCCCCTCATAAGGAGAGGGGAAGCCGGGCGTGCCCTGCAGCACGAACGTGCCCTGCCCATGCAGGGCCAGCCAGTCGGGCAGCAGCGCGCCGTCGTCGGCACAAGCGGGGCTGCCCGCCGTGGCTGCAAGCGCGGCAAGCGCGAAACCGATCCGCATTCCGTCCCCCTCGTTGCGATCGGCCGCGCCTACCCGCACTAAGTGTCGGTGTCGCGTCGGTTATTCGCTCGCGAACAGCTCGCGCTCGATCGCCTGGATCAGCGCGTCGTCGTCGGGAGCGGTATCGGGCGAGAAGCGCGACGCGACCTCGCCGTCGCGGCCGACCAGGAACTTCTCGAAGTTCCAAAGCACTTCCGGCTCGGGGTTCGGCGTCATGCCGTAGCCACTCAGTTTCGCGCGGAACGCGCCGGTATTGGCCGCCACCGGCGCGGCGGAGACCAGCTCGCGATAGAGCGGGTGCTTGTCGGGGCCGACAACCGCGATCTTCGAAAACATCGGGAAGGTGACGCCGTAATTGGTGCTGCAGAAGTCGGCGATCTCCTCCTCGCTGCCCGGCTCCTGCCCGGCAAAGTCGTTCGACGGGAAACCGAGGATGACGAAGCCCTCGTCCTTATATTTCTCGTAAAGCGCCTGCAGCCCCTCATATTGCGGGGTCAGCCCGCACTTCGAAGCGACGTTGACGACGAGCAGCACCTGCCCGTCATAATCGCTCAGGCTGCTGTCCTTGCCGGCCAGCGTCTTCACGGGCACGTTCTGGATGTCGGTCATGATCGGCTCCTATCGATATGGGCCAGCGTTGACGGCGATGGGCCCGCGCGGGCAAAGGCTTCGCCCATGAAGCGCAGGACAGGTCAAGACCGTTCCATCACCAGCCGCTGGCGGCCGGCGACTCAAGCGGTGCGCGGCGGCACCGCCCGATCGGAATTCGGCGAGACCAGCGAGGCGTTGTTCCTCACCTCCGGCTATTCCTACGATTGCGCGGGCGACGCCGCCGCGCGCTTCGCCGGCGAGCAGCAGGGGATGACCTATTCGCGCCTGCAGAACCCGACCGTCGAGATGCTGGAGCAGCGAATCGCGCTGATGGAGGGCGCGGAGGCATGCCGCGCGATGGCAACCGGCATGGCGGCGATGACCGCGGCCTTGCTGTGCCAGCTCGAACAGGGCGATCATATCGTCGCCGGCCGCGCCGCCTTTGGCTCGTGCCGCTGGCTGACCGATACCTTGCTGCCGAAGTTCGGCATCGCGACGACGATCGTCGACGGGCGCGATACCGATCAGTGGCGCGACGCGATCCAGCCCAACACCAAATTGTTCTTCTTCGAGACGCCGGCTAACCCGACGCTCGACATCGTCGACCTGGGCGCGGTGTGCGGCATCGCACGCGAGGCGGGCATCCTCTCGGTGGTCGACAATGCCTTCGCCTCGCCGGTCCTGCAGCGGCCGCTGGAACATGGCGCCGACATCGTCGCTTATTCGGCCACCAAGATGATGGACGGGCAGGGGCGCGTGCTGGCCGGCGCGGTGTGCGGGCACGAGGACTTCATCGAGAAGACTCTGCTGTCGTTCACCCGCAACACCGGGCCGACGCTTTCGGCATTCAACGCCTGGGTGGTGCTGAAGGGGCTGGAAACGCTCGATCTGCGCATCCGCCGCCAGAGCGAGAATGCGCTTGCGGTGGCACGCTTCCTCGATGGCCGCGTGGCGACGCTCTATCCGGGGCTGGAAAGCCATCCGCAGCATGCACTGGCGATGCGGCAGATGGAGGCCGCCGGCACGATCCTCGCGGTCACGGTCGATGGCGGGCGGGAACAGGCGCACGGGCTGCTCGACGCGCTGGAACTGATCGACATCTCCAACAATATCGGCGACTCACGCTCGCTGATGACGCATCCCGCCTCGACCACGCATGCCGGGCTGTCGGCCGAGACGCGCACCGCGATGGGCGTGACCGAGGGGATGCTGCGCCTCAACGTCGGGCTGGAGGATCCGCAGGACGTGATCGACGATCTCGATCATGCGTTGCGCGCGGTCGGGCTATGAGCAGTCCCACGCTCGGCCTGTTCTTCCCCCACAGCGCCACGACGGGCGACGTGGTGGTGCGCGTGGCGGTGAGCTTTCTTCACGATCAGTCGGAGCCGGCGCACGGCCGCTGGTTCTGGTCGTACCATATCCGGATCGAGAATGAGGGAACGCGCGAGATCCAGCTCCTCGCGCGCCGCTGGATCATCACCGACGGGCGCGGCGCGCGCCGCCATGTCGAGGGCGAGGGCGTCGTCGGCGAGCAGCCGGTGATCGGGCCGGGCGACTCGTTCGATTATGTCTCGGGCTGCCCGCTGGAAACGCCTTCCGGCGCGATGGAGGGC is a genomic window of Sphingomonas nostoxanthinifaciens containing:
- a CDS encoding hydantoinase B/oxoprolinase family protein → MSVWDFWIDRGGTFTDVIGRDPDGRLHAAKLLSENPEAYPDAAVAGIRQLLGLAADAILPAGLVGEVRMGTTVATNALLERKGDRTLFVTTRGFRDVLEIGYQNRRDIFAREVVKPSLLYEAVIEVDERVRADGTVERALDIDAAEPALRDAYAQGIRSVAIALIHGYRYPAHEAALAALARAIGFTQVSASHAVSPLVKLVGRGDTTVVDAYLSPILRRYVEQVAGALDVGRTGIRLSFMMSSGGLTAAHLFQGRDAILSGPAGGVVALARTGEAAGFDRMIGFDMGGTSTDVAHYGGTFERALETEVAGVRMRAPMMLIHTVAAGGGSLLAYDGMRFRVGPESAGANPGPACYRRGGPLAVTDANVMVGKLLPDLFPAIFGVDGRQPLDADAVRQGFAALVANVGRGTPEEVADGFIRIAVANMAEAIKKISVQRGHDVSGYTLGCFGGAGGQHACLVADALGMTRVLIHPLSGLLSAYGMGLAELRATRVRTIGLRLEEAAPLLEGWGADLAADCLAELAAQGVAEDAADVHVVVHIRYEGTDSTVELPAYRLRAGAIVDDRRTGLRTDFLDTYRRRYGFVDEAKPLVIETIGVEAVGGAAPLIEAVDASPPRHMAEAGRRTRFFSDGAWHDAGVFRRAELAPGAIVAGPAIIAEPNQTIVVEAGWQAELTAGDDLLLTRPQPKVNQAPIGTHADPVMLEIFNSLFMSIAEQMGVTLQNTAYSVNIKERLDFSCAIFDAAGELVANAPHMPVHLGSMDRSVQSIAAQNEVIRPGDVFVLNAPYNGGTHLPDVTVCTPVFDEGTGRLIFWVASRGHHADIGGIAPGSMSPDARTIREEGVYIDNFKLVDGGAFQEESLRHLLLDAPYPVRNVAQNVNDLKAQVAANAKGVTELRQMIGGFGLDVVEAYMGHVQDNAAESVRRLIDRLEPGSFECEIDQGSVVRVAVRPDRERRELVVDFTGTSPQRDDNFNAPAPVTRAVVLYAMRVLVDDAIPMNAGCLRPVKLIVPEGSVLAPLYPAAVVAGNVEVSQVVANALFAALSALAPAQGTMNNFTFGDDAVQYYETICSGSPAGPDFDGAAGVHAHMTNSRLTDPEILETRFPVLLEEFVIRRGSGGAGRHRSGDGTRRVMRFLRPMQCSILSGSRRIAPPGLAGGAPGETGVNAVLRGDGTEERLDSCASFDVATGDRVSITTPTGGGFGEL
- a CDS encoding carbohydrate porin — encoded protein: MRIGFALAALAATAGSPACADDGALLPDWLALHGQGTFVLQGTPGFPSPYEGQNSLAPHQRKETVDATLYAGVRPWAGGELWVNPEVDQGFGLSNTLGVAGFPSAEAYKVGKKHPYVRLQRLFFRQTIGLGSETEQVEGAQNQFAGTRRADRLVLTLGKVSVGDIFDTNRYAHDPRGDFLNWSAVDVGSFDYAADAWGYSTGAAAELYRGAWTLRFGAFNLSKVPNGETLERSFGQYQLDLELEHRHSIGGRDGAVRVTMFRNRGRFGRYDDALALAAATGAAAPDTALVRARRTRLGASVNLEQALTDTIGLFARAGVADGQIEPYDFTDIDRTGQIGLSIDGAGWGRHGDTIGVAAIVNGISQAHQRYLNAGGYGVLVGDGRLPHPGAEAIGEAYYQYKPIEALAVALDYQLVGNPGYNRDRGPASVFAIRLHGQF
- a CDS encoding glutathione peroxidase, which codes for MTDIQNVPVKTLAGKDSSLSDYDGQVLLVVNVASKCGLTPQYEGLQALYEKYKDEGFVILGFPSNDFAGQEPGSEEEIADFCSTNYGVTFPMFSKIAVVGPDKHPLYRELVSAAPVAANTGAFRAKLSGYGMTPNPEPEVLWNFEKFLVGRDGEVASRFSPDTAPDDDALIQAIERELFASE
- a CDS encoding trans-sulfuration enzyme family protein; amino-acid sequence: MKRRTGQDRSITSRWRPATQAVRGGTARSEFGETSEALFLTSGYSYDCAGDAAARFAGEQQGMTYSRLQNPTVEMLEQRIALMEGAEACRAMATGMAAMTAALLCQLEQGDHIVAGRAAFGSCRWLTDTLLPKFGIATTIVDGRDTDQWRDAIQPNTKLFFFETPANPTLDIVDLGAVCGIAREAGILSVVDNAFASPVLQRPLEHGADIVAYSATKMMDGQGRVLAGAVCGHEDFIEKTLLSFTRNTGPTLSAFNAWVVLKGLETLDLRIRRQSENALAVARFLDGRVATLYPGLESHPQHALAMRQMEAAGTILAVTVDGGREQAHGLLDALELIDISNNIGDSRSLMTHPASTTHAGLSAETRTAMGVTEGMLRLNVGLEDPQDVIDDLDHALRAVGL
- the apaG gene encoding Co2+/Mg2+ efflux protein ApaG, translated to MSSPTLGLFFPHSATTGDVVVRVAVSFLHDQSEPAHGRWFWSYHIRIENEGTREIQLLARRWIITDGRGARRHVEGEGVVGEQPVIGPGDSFDYVSGCPLETPSGAMEGSYSMVAADGRSFDVTIPRFPLNGPAVAE